A single Camarhynchus parvulus chromosome 5, STF_HiC, whole genome shotgun sequence DNA region contains:
- the GMFB gene encoding glia maturation factor beta, with protein MSESLVVCDVAEDLVEKLRKFRFRKETNNAAIIMKIDKDKQLVVLDEEHEGISPDELKDELPERQPRFIVYSYKYQHEDGRVSYPLCFIFSSPVGCKPEQQMMYAGSKNKLVQTAELTKVFEIRNTEDLTEEWLREKLGFFH; from the exons AGTGAATCTCTGGTGGTGTGTGATGTTGCCGAAGACCTGGTggagaaactgagaaaattcCGATTTCGCAAAGAGACCAACAATGCTGCCATTATAA TGAAAATCGACAAGGATAAGCAGTTGGTGGTGCTGGATGAGGAGCATGAG GGTATTTCTCCTGATGAGCTCAAGGATGAGCTGCCCGAGAGACAACCTCG atttattgtGTATAGTTACAAGTACCAGCATGAAGATGGAAGAGTTTCCTATCCATTGTGCTTTATCTTCTCCAGTCCAGTTG GATGTAAGCCTGAGCAGCAGATGATGTATGCTGGAAGCAAGAATAAGCTTGTACAGACAGCTGAACTCACTAAG GTATTTGaaatcagaaatacagaagACCTAACTGAAGAATGGCTGCGTGAGAAACTGGGCTTTTTCCACTAA
- the CDKN3 gene encoding cyclin-dependent kinase inhibitor 3 isoform X2, with the protein MVKPLRDRDRDRDRDRDPDPGTAEGPGPTMSPPLSPQPAVAPADGFASSDDEAGEEDPSPLHISWLSLSPLYSSEFLGLCSLPGCRFKDIRRNLQKDIGELKSYGIQDVFVLCTRGELSKYRVPNLIDTYQQHGMCVHHHPIPDGNAPDIATCCKILEELRTCLENKQKTMIHCYGGLGRSCLVAACLLLQLSDTLAPQQVIESLRNLRGSGAIQTIKYNFLHDFREKLAAHLATKDPVLRSASR; encoded by the exons ATGGTGAAACCGCTGagggatcgggatcgggatcgggatcgggatcgggatccGGATCCCGGTACCGCCGAGGGTCCCGGCCCCACGATGAGCCCCCCGCTCTCCCCGCAGCCCGCTGTGGCGCCAGCCGACGGCTTCGCCTCCTCAGACGATGAGGCCGGCGAGGAGGACCCGAGCCCGCTCCACATCTCCTG GTTGTCTTTGTCTCCTCTCTACTCTTCAGAGTTCCTGGGATTATGTTCCCTTCCAG GTTGCAGGTTTAAGGATATCAGAAGAAATCTTCAGAAAGATATAG GAGAACTAAAGAGCTATGGGATCCAGGATGTTTTTGTGCTTTGTACCAGAGGAGAGCTCTCAAAATACCGAGTACCAAACCTGATTGACACCTACCAGCAGCACGGGATGTGCGTGCACCACCACCCCATTCCTGATGGCAATGCTCCTGACATTGCCACCTGCTGCAAGATCCTGGAAGAGCTCAGAACCTGCCtggaaaataagcagaaaacaATGATACA ctgTTATGGTGGCCTTGGACGCTCCTGTCTTG TGGCTGCctgtctcctgctccagctttcAGACACCCTGGCACCTCAGCAGGTGATAGAGAGCCTCAGGAACCTGAGAGGATCAGGGGCCATACAGACCATCAAG TACAATTTCCTCCATGACTTCCGGGAGAAGCTGGCTGCACACCTGGCCACAAAGGACCCGGTGCTGAGATCGGCGTCACGGTAG
- the CNIH1 gene encoding protein cornichon homolog 1, whose product MAFTFAAFCYMLALLLTAALIFFAIWHIIAFDELKTDYKNPIDQCNTLNPLVLPEYLIHAFFCVMFLCAAEWLTLGLNMPLLAYHIWRYMSRPVMSGPGLYDPTTIMNADILAYCQKEGWCKLAFYLLSFFYYLYGMIYVLVSS is encoded by the exons atGGCCTTCACGTTCGCCGCCTTCTGCTATATGTTGGCGTTGCTGCTCACGGCCGCCCTCATCTTCTTCGCCATCTGGCAT atTATAGCATTTGATGAACTGAAGACTGATTACAAGAACCCCATAGACCAGTGTAATACACTCAATCCT cttgtACTTCCAGAGTACCTCATCCATGCATTCTTCTGTGTCATGTTTCTCTGTGCAGCAGAGTGGCTCACACTGGGTCTCAATATGCCCTTGTTGGCTTATCATATTTGGAG GTACATGAGCAGACCCGTGATGAGCGGCCCGGGGCTCTACGATCCTACGACCATCATGAATGCAGATATTTTAGCCTATTGCCAGAAAGAAGGATGGTGCAAATTAGCATTCTACCTTCTATCTTTTTTTTACTACCTATATGG catgATTTATGTTCTGGTGAGCTCTTAA
- the CDKN3 gene encoding cyclin-dependent kinase inhibitor 3 isoform X1: protein MVKPLRDRDRDRDRDRDPDPGTAEGPGPTMSPPLSPQPAVAPADGFASSDDEAGEEDPSPLHISWLSLSPLYSSEFLGLCSLPGCRFKDIRRNLQKDIGELKSYGIQDVFVLCTRGELSKYRVPNLIDTYQQHGMCVHHHPIPDGNAPDIATCCKILEELRTCLENKQKTMIHCYGGLGRSCLVAACLLLQLSDTLAPQQVIESLRNLRGSGAIQTIKQYNFLHDFREKLAAHLATKDPVLRSASR from the exons ATGGTGAAACCGCTGagggatcgggatcgggatcgggatcgggatcgggatccGGATCCCGGTACCGCCGAGGGTCCCGGCCCCACGATGAGCCCCCCGCTCTCCCCGCAGCCCGCTGTGGCGCCAGCCGACGGCTTCGCCTCCTCAGACGATGAGGCCGGCGAGGAGGACCCGAGCCCGCTCCACATCTCCTG GTTGTCTTTGTCTCCTCTCTACTCTTCAGAGTTCCTGGGATTATGTTCCCTTCCAG GTTGCAGGTTTAAGGATATCAGAAGAAATCTTCAGAAAGATATAG GAGAACTAAAGAGCTATGGGATCCAGGATGTTTTTGTGCTTTGTACCAGAGGAGAGCTCTCAAAATACCGAGTACCAAACCTGATTGACACCTACCAGCAGCACGGGATGTGCGTGCACCACCACCCCATTCCTGATGGCAATGCTCCTGACATTGCCACCTGCTGCAAGATCCTGGAAGAGCTCAGAACCTGCCtggaaaataagcagaaaacaATGATACA ctgTTATGGTGGCCTTGGACGCTCCTGTCTTG TGGCTGCctgtctcctgctccagctttcAGACACCCTGGCACCTCAGCAGGTGATAGAGAGCCTCAGGAACCTGAGAGGATCAGGGGCCATACAGACCATCAAG CAGTACAATTTCCTCCATGACTTCCGGGAGAAGCTGGCTGCACACCTGGCCACAAAGGACCCGGTGCTGAGATCGGCGTCACGGTAG